One Portunus trituberculatus isolate SZX2019 chromosome 45, ASM1759143v1, whole genome shotgun sequence DNA segment encodes these proteins:
- the LOC123519615 gene encoding zinc finger protein OZF-like isoform X1 has translation MLFLTNQGHAIGPDSSMSGQWQQQQSASGVGKRRCGGSQNNLEIGSSIHRGENKFECQLCDKTFVSRQGLHYHTLTHSGVRNYECDECGMKFFYYSHLTLHTLTHSGVRNYECDECGKKFTHKFSLTRHTLTHTGVRNYECDMCGKKFTTKSHLTIHIFTHSSARNYECDECGKKFTSKSSLTRHTLTHSGVRYYECDECGKKFAHKSSLTKHALTHSGVRNYECDECGEKFICTSSLTRHILTHSDVRNYECDKCGKKFTHKSYLAKHIMTHSGVRNYECDECGQKFTRKSSLTRHTVIHSGVRNYECNECGQKFTCKDSLTRHTLTHSGVSNYECYECGKKFKQKSSLTTHTLTHSGFKNYECDECGKKFIKKSTLTRHTLTHSGVRNYECNECGKKFTTKSGLTIHTLTHNSVRNYECDECGRRFTTISYLNRHAFRHTGLREFKCDDCGKCFKTKGDIAQHVKVHF, from the coding sequence GGACATGCCATAGGGCCCGACAGCAGCATGAGTGGccagtggcagcagcaacagtcagCCTCAGGTGTGGGGAAGCGCAGGTGTGGTGGAAGCCAGAATAACCTGGAGATAGGCAGCTCTATCCATAGGGGAGAGAACAAGTTTGAGTGCCAGCTGTGTGACAAAACTTTTGTATCCAGACAAGGTCTTCATtaccacaccctgacacacagtggtgttaggaattatgagtgtgatgagtgtgggatgaaatttttctattattctcatCTCACCttacacaccctgacacacagtggtgttagaaattatgagtgtgatgagtgtgggaagaaatttaccCATAAATTTTCCCTCACcagacacaccctgacacacactggtgttagaaattatgagtgtgatatgtgtgggaagaaatttaccACAAAGTCTCATCTCACCATACACATCTTTACACACAGTAGTgctagaaattatgagtgtgatgaatgtgggaagaaatttaccAGCAAGTCTAGCCTCACCAGGCataccctgacacacagtggtgttagataTTATGAGTGTGATGAGTGTGGGAAAAAATTTGCCCACAAGTCTAGCCTCACCAAACACGCcttgacacacagtggtgttagaaattatgagtgtgatGAGTGCGGAGAGAAATTTATTTGCACGTCTAGCCTCACTAGACACATCCTGACACACAGtgatgttagaaattatgaatgtgataaatgtgggaagaaatttaccCATAAGTCTTACCTCGCCAAACACATcatgacacacagtggtgttaggaattatgagtgtgatgAATGTGGGCAGAAATTTACTCGCAAGTCTAGCCTCACCAGACACACCGTaatacacagtggtgttagaaattatgagtgtaaTGAGTGTGGACAGAAATTTACCTGCAAGGATAGCCTCACcagacacaccctgacacacagtggtgtttcAAATTATGAGTGTTAtgagtgtgggaagaaatttaaACAAAAgtcttccctcaccacacacaccctgacacacagtggtttTAAAAATTACGAGTGTgatgaatgtggaaagaaatttatcAAAAAGTCTACCCTCACcagacacaccctgacacacagtggtgttcgAAATTATGAGTGTAATgagtgtggaaagaaatttaccACAAAATCTGGCCTTACCatacacaccctgacacacaatagtgttaggaattatgagtgtgatgAATGTGGTAGAAGATTTACTACCATTTCTTATCTCAATAGACACGCCTTTAGACATACTGGCTTAAGGGAGTTCAAGTGTGATGATTGTGGGAAGTGTTTCAAAACAAAGGGTGATATTGCCCAGCACGTGAAGGTCCATTTTTGA
- the LOC123519615 gene encoding zinc finger protein 33B-like isoform X2, translated as MSGQWQQQQSASGVGKRRCGGSQNNLEIGSSIHRGENKFECQLCDKTFVSRQGLHYHTLTHSGVRNYECDECGMKFFYYSHLTLHTLTHSGVRNYECDECGKKFTHKFSLTRHTLTHTGVRNYECDMCGKKFTTKSHLTIHIFTHSSARNYECDECGKKFTSKSSLTRHTLTHSGVRYYECDECGKKFAHKSSLTKHALTHSGVRNYECDECGEKFICTSSLTRHILTHSDVRNYECDKCGKKFTHKSYLAKHIMTHSGVRNYECDECGQKFTRKSSLTRHTVIHSGVRNYECNECGQKFTCKDSLTRHTLTHSGVSNYECYECGKKFKQKSSLTTHTLTHSGFKNYECDECGKKFIKKSTLTRHTLTHSGVRNYECNECGKKFTTKSGLTIHTLTHNSVRNYECDECGRRFTTISYLNRHAFRHTGLREFKCDDCGKCFKTKGDIAQHVKVHF; from the coding sequence ATGAGTGGccagtggcagcagcaacagtcagCCTCAGGTGTGGGGAAGCGCAGGTGTGGTGGAAGCCAGAATAACCTGGAGATAGGCAGCTCTATCCATAGGGGAGAGAACAAGTTTGAGTGCCAGCTGTGTGACAAAACTTTTGTATCCAGACAAGGTCTTCATtaccacaccctgacacacagtggtgttaggaattatgagtgtgatgagtgtgggatgaaatttttctattattctcatCTCACCttacacaccctgacacacagtggtgttagaaattatgagtgtgatgagtgtgggaagaaatttaccCATAAATTTTCCCTCACcagacacaccctgacacacactggtgttagaaattatgagtgtgatatgtgtgggaagaaatttaccACAAAGTCTCATCTCACCATACACATCTTTACACACAGTAGTgctagaaattatgagtgtgatgaatgtgggaagaaatttaccAGCAAGTCTAGCCTCACCAGGCataccctgacacacagtggtgttagataTTATGAGTGTGATGAGTGTGGGAAAAAATTTGCCCACAAGTCTAGCCTCACCAAACACGCcttgacacacagtggtgttagaaattatgagtgtgatGAGTGCGGAGAGAAATTTATTTGCACGTCTAGCCTCACTAGACACATCCTGACACACAGtgatgttagaaattatgaatgtgataaatgtgggaagaaatttaccCATAAGTCTTACCTCGCCAAACACATcatgacacacagtggtgttaggaattatgagtgtgatgAATGTGGGCAGAAATTTACTCGCAAGTCTAGCCTCACCAGACACACCGTaatacacagtggtgttagaaattatgagtgtaaTGAGTGTGGACAGAAATTTACCTGCAAGGATAGCCTCACcagacacaccctgacacacagtggtgtttcAAATTATGAGTGTTAtgagtgtgggaagaaatttaaACAAAAgtcttccctcaccacacacaccctgacacacagtggtttTAAAAATTACGAGTGTgatgaatgtggaaagaaatttatcAAAAAGTCTACCCTCACcagacacaccctgacacacagtggtgttcgAAATTATGAGTGTAATgagtgtggaaagaaatttaccACAAAATCTGGCCTTACCatacacaccctgacacacaatagtgttaggaattatgagtgtgatgAATGTGGTAGAAGATTTACTACCATTTCTTATCTCAATAGACACGCCTTTAGACATACTGGCTTAAGGGAGTTCAAGTGTGATGATTGTGGGAAGTGTTTCAAAACAAAGGGTGATATTGCCCAGCACGTGAAGGTCCATTTTTGA